In Microvirga sp. 17 mud 1-3, the genomic window AAGAGGAGCGGGTTCTTGCCCAGGACCGTGTTGATCTGCCCGGTCTTGTCGTTGGGGTAGCGCGCCTTGATGTCGGACGGGATCAGGCTCGGCAGGGTGCCCAGCAGATAATCCTCGAACTGCGCCTCGTCGCGGATGATCGCCATGGCGCGGCCGCCGAGCACGTAGGACGGGCGCACCACGAAGGGCAGGCCGAGATCGGCCGCGATCAGCCGGCTCTGCTCCACCGAATAGGCGATGCCGTTCTTGGGTTGCTTGAGGTGGAGCTTGTCGAGCAGGCGCTTGAACCGGTCCCGGTCCTCCGCGAGGTCGATGGCGTCCGGCGAGGTGCCGAGGATCGGCACGTCCGCCTCCTCCAGGGCGCGGGCGAGCTTCAGGGGCGTCTGGCCGCCGAACTGGACGATGACCCCGTGGAGCGTGCCCTTCTGGCGCTCGGTCTCGATGATCTCGAGCACGTCCTCTTGGGTCAGGGGCTCGAAATAGAGCCGGTCGGACGTGTCGTAGTCGGTCGAGACCGTCTCCGGGTTGCAGTTGACCATGATGGTCTCATAGCCCGCGTCCTTGAGGGCGAAGCAGGCATGGCAGCAGCAATAATCGAACTCGATGCCCTGGCCGATCCGGTTCGGGCCGCCGCCGAGGATGATGACCTTCTTCCGGTCCGAGGGGTTGGCCTCGTCGGCCGGCTGGCCCGCGAAGGGCGCCGCATAGGTCGAGTACATGTAGGCGGTGGGCGAGGCGAATTCGGCCGCGCAGGTATCGATGCGCTTGAAGACCGGGCGCACGGCGAGCGAGCGGCGCAAGGTCCGCACCTCGGCCTCGGACTTTCCGGCGAGCACCGCGAGGCGGGCATCCGAGAAGCCCATGGCCTTGAGGTGGCGGAAGGCGCCGGGGGTCTGCGGCAGGCCGTGGGCCTTCACCTTGGCTTCCAGATCCACGATGGCCTGGAGCTGCTCCAGGAACCAGCGGTCGATCTTGCAGCTCTCGTACACTTCGTCGTGGCTGACCCCGAGGCGCAGGGCCTGGGCGACCTTGAGGAGCCGGTCCGGCGTCGGGGTGCCGAGCGCCGCCTTGATGGCGTTCTTGTCGTCGCCCTTGCCGAGCCCCTCGATCTCGATCTCGTCGAGGCCCGTGAGGCCGGTCTCTAGCGACCGCAGCGCCTTCTGGAGGGATTCGGGCAGGGTGCGGCCGATAGCCATGGCCTCGCCCACCGACTTCATGGCGGTGGTGAGCGTCGGCTCGGCACCGGGGAATTTCTCGAAGGCGAAGCGTGGGATCTTGGTGACCACGTAGTCGATGGTCGGCTCGAAGGAGGCCGGGGTCACGCCGCCCGTGATGTCGTTGGCGATCTCGTCCATCGTGTAGCCGACCGCGAGCTTGGCCGCCACCTTGGCGATGGGGAAGCCCGTGGCCTTGGAGGCCAGCGCCGAGGAGCGCGACACGCGCGGGTTCATCTCGATCACGATCATGCGGCCGTTCTGCGGGTTGACCGCGAACTGCACGTTCGACCCGCCGGTCTCGACGCCGATCTCGCGCAGGACCGCCAGCGAGGCGTCGCGCATGATCTGGTATTCCTTGTCAGTCAGCGTGAGGGCAGGGGCGACCGTGATGGAATCGCCCGTATGGACACCCATCGGGTCGATGTTCTCGATGGAGCAGACGATGATGCAGTTATCCGCCTTGTCGCGGACGACCTCCATCTCGTACTCCTTCCAGCCGAGCACGCTCTCCTCGATCAGAACTTCGTTGGTGGGCGAGGCATCGAGGCCGCGCTCCACGATGTCGAGGAATTCATCCCGGTTATAGGCGATGCCGCCGCCCGTGCCGCCCATGGTGAAGGAGGGGCGGATGATGGCCGGCAGGCCGACCTCGGCCAGCGCGAGGAGCGCTTCGCCCATGGCGTGCTCCTGGTAGCGCTTGCGCCGGTCGTTCTCGGCAGCATTCCACTTGAGCTCATAGGCCGCGACCATCCGCTTCTTATCGCCCGGATGGATGTCGAGGGCCTCAAGGCGCGCGAGCTCGGCCAGATAGGCGTCCCGGTCGGCCTTCTTGAGGGCGGAGGCGTTGGCGAGGCGCGATTTCGGGGTGTCGAGGCCGATTTTGGTCATGGCCTCGCGGAAGAGCTGGCGGTCCTCCGCCTTGTCGATGGCCTCGGCCGTGGCGCCGATCATCTCGACGCCGAACTTGTCGAGCACGCCCATCTTCTTGAGCGAGAGGGCACAGTTCAGCGCGGTCTGGCCGCCCATGGTCGGCAGCAGGGCGTCGGGGCGCTCCTTCTCGATGATCTTGGCGACGATCTCGGGGGTGATCGGCTCCACATAGGTGGCGTCTGCCAGGTCCGGATCGGTCATGATCGTCGCCGGGTTCGAGTTCACCAGGACGATTCGGTAGCCTTCCTCCTTCAGGGCCTTGCAGGCCTGTGTCCCCGAGTAATCGAACTCACAGGCCTGCCCGATGATGATCGGGCCGGCGCCGATGATGAGGATGGAGGAGATGTCTGTCCGTTTCGGCATTGGGCCACCCAGGCGTATCCAGCCGCGCGGCCGTAAGGTACGGCGCTTCGAGCGCAGCTGGCATGGTGTCGGATTGAAGGTTGAGAGAGGCTCTTACACGGCCTTCCCCCGTAAAGAAAGGGGCAAGGTCAAGGAACGAACAGGAGTCGCTGTGCTGCCTTCCGCCTCTCTCCGGCAGGAAGAGGGGGATGGGCCACCGAGGGATCGCCCACGACAGAGGCGTGGCGCGACGGAATTCCCTTCCCACCGCAAGTCGGGTGTTCCCGACTTGCGGTGGGGAGCGGATCTCGGGAACACCCGAGATCCGCGGGAGGAGAGTAGCGCCGCACGTCCCGGGAATGACCGGGGTGACATTGTCGGGCGTGACCCGGCGACCGGGAGACGGTAAGGGGAGGGGGTGAAAACCTTGTCCGTTCATCGCCTTGCCCGCCAGTTCGTCGCCTTCTTCGGCGTCGGCGTGGCGGCGGCCGTCGTGCATTACGGGCTCCTGATCGGCCTGGTAGAGGGCCTTGGAAGCCATCCGGTGCCGGCGACGCTCGCCGGCTACATCGCCGGCGGGCTCGTGTCATACGTCCTCAACCGGAAACACACCTACGAGAGCAGCCGCCCCCACCGGGAGGCCACCTGGCGCTTCGCCCTGGTGGCCCTCGTGGGCTTCCTGCTGACCTGGGGCTTCATGTATCTCTTCACGGTCCGGCTGGGCGCCCCCTATCTGGCCGCCCAGCTCGTCACCACCGGCATCGTCATGCTCTGGAGCTTCCTGGCCCACAAGGCGTGGACGTTTGCGTGAAAGCCCTTCCAGGCAGGCATATCGTCAGATGACCATGAAGTCGTGATAGGTCATCTTGAGGCCCTTCTTCAGCGTGGCAATCTCGACTGCCTTGTGACTGCCCGAGCCATCGGAATCATAGAAAAGCACGCCCTTCTTGTTGTCGTAGATCAGGTAATCGTTCTTGTCCTTGGCCTTGGAGCCGAGGGTGAAGAAGCCCTTGTTGAGCTTACCCGGCTTTGTCTCCGTGCCCTTGCCGAGCTTGGCCATGTACTTATTGTCGAGCCAGATCGTGTCGTCCTTCACGGAAAAGTCCGTGATCTTGTCCATATTGGCCTTGCTGGGCTTGGTGTTGAACACGAAAATGTCCTTGCCCGCCCCGCCGGTCAGCACATCCTTGCCCAACCCGCCATAGAGCTGATCCTCATTTGCACCTCCATTCAATAAATCATTTCCAGAATTCCCCAATAGCTTATCATTTCCAATGCCTCCCATAAGCTTGTCGGAAGAATTATATCCGAATATAAACTCACCAATTACGTCTGTTACTTCCAAAATGATTGATGTTTTGCTATATCCGCCACGGCCGTCGCGAGCTGATATTTCGATCATATACGAGGATTGCTGCTCAAAATCTAACCGACCATTGAGAATAAGTCGGTCACCCTCGATGCGGAATAAGCCACCGTAGTTGTCGGTGAGGCTAAAGCTCAGTTTGTCGCTATCCGAGTCAGCAGCACTGATAGTACCGATTACGGACCCGGGAAAGGTAGACTCATTTATCCTATGGTTGGAAAGAGACGGTGAAGTAGGTGTATGATTCCCGCTAGGTGGAACATCGCCGCTTTGTGGTCCATTTATGGCTTCAATAACTATTGAGACGTTGCTTGTTTGTCCTCCCTTATCTACTACCCAAACATTGACTTCATCGTTGTAAATAGAATTCGGACCGCGAACAATCTCTACATGCTGCAGAATATAGTCGGCAGCTTCTGGAGGTGCATCGTTATTGAATCCAAAGAATAGATTTGAATGTGCGCGGTCATAGGATAGCTCTGAAAAATTTCCTATTTCCTTTCCATCCCAGTAAATCTGATATCCATCGGAATTACCTTTTATAAATTCCATGCGATCGCTGGGTAGAAATCGAAGCTTGTCAATTTGACTAGATGTTTGAACACGAATCTGTCTGATAGTGCCTTGGTCATCCGATACATGAGCGTTGTTTCCGGAATCAAGGTACGCTGTTTGATTTGGGGGGACGAGCTTGTGCTCGTCGGAAAAATTGGAAAGAACAGGAGCTGGATTTATCGTTTCGATCCCAGTGTCATCTATAACTTTGTCGTAACCTGACAGATGCGCCTTAGTCCGGTTCTCTTGGGTAAGTGTTCCAAAATAACGTAAAGTATCCGACTTGTTAGAAAATGCATCTGTGTAAGCAAATGAAGATGGATTGTTAGTATAAACCGTTACGCCTGGAGACGTTTTTATTGGCCACGTCTCTACAATTGTCTTCCCTCGTAGATCAATAGTATCACCAGTGACTTGAAGATATGTATACCAAGTTCCATGAAATGAGGAAATACTATCAAATTGGCTGCTCGTCAGGATGACATTGGCACTGCTTTGTGCCGTAATCGTTGGGTAGCCGCTGAGCGTTGCCTTAGTGAAATCAAAATATGATCCGCTGCCTCCTAGGAGATTAAGAGTTTCAGTGCCGTTGCCAATGAAAGTGTTTCCCGGCACTTGATCGGCTGTTATTGTTTTCGTCGCCATTGCTGTCCCTGTGCGCCACTATGTAAAAGTGGGGAACCAAATTATTTCATTCTTTATAACATAACAATATGCAGTAGGAGACGGGTTTTGGTATCTCTCATTGCTGCGATCAATTATTCGCGGTTGAAGCTATGCTGGCCAGCAGCTGACGCAATCCGCGCCACGAACGTCATGCGTGCCGGGTTGTGCCCGAGATTGCGCTCCGCCCGGTCGGTGCGGAAGCCCGCCTCGCTCAGGATCTCGATCATCTCGGCCTCGCCGTAATGCGACAGGCCGATCTCGTCGCGGATCTTCCGGTAGTCCGAGAGGGCCGTACGGGCGAGGCCGCGCAGGGCGGCGGTCAGGAACCCTCCCTGCCAGGCGAAGGAGAGGAGCGCCTTCGCGTCGGTGGCGGGGCTCACATCCGGAGGAATCACGTCGGCAAGCACCAGCCGTCCCGTGTCCTTGAGCTTGCCGCGCCAGAGCCGCAGCAGCGCGCGCAGGTCGTCCAGGGAGAGGTATTGCAGGAGCGAATTGACCACGATCAGGTCGAGGGAGGCATCCTCTACGTCGGGAAGATCCTCGGGGGCCAGAATCGTCACCTTCGGGTTGGCACCAAGCCGCTCCCGGAGCCTGTCGCGCACCAGCGGGGCGCCGTCGCACAGGAAGAGGTGGCCGCAGCGGGCCGCGACCCGGTCTGCGAACAGGGCCTCGCCGCAGCCATGATCCAGCACCCGCGCCTCGGGCGAGGTGATCAGGCCGATGATCTCATTGGCCACGAGCCGATAATGCAGGAGCTTATGGCGCTCGCTGGCATAGATCGGCGTGTCCTGGTTCCAGTAATCCCGCCAGTTCATGACGGGAGTCCTAGAGCATCGGCCCGAAAAGTGGAATGGACTTTCGGAATCGGGGCGTCAGCGGCTCTCGGTCCACAGCTTCGTCAGCGGACCGTCGGCTCCGTCCACCGGGTCCATGTCCGGCAGTGGCACCTGGGCGATGCGCCGGCGGGCCTCGGCGGCCGCGTTCGGATCGCCGCGAAGGGTGTCGTAGTCGTTGCCGTTCGGGTAGGCGCCGACGACGAGGAGCCCATCGCCGCCATCGATCAGCGCATGACCGACCCCGGCCGGGATAACCACCACGTCTCCGGCCGTGAGGGCGACGATCTCCCCGCTCTCGCCGCCAAAGCGGACGCGTGCGGAGCCTGCTGCGATGCCCAGCACCTCATGGGAGGTGGAATGGTAATGATGGTAGTCGAAGATGCCGTTGCGCCAGGAATTGGTCCAGCCGTTCCGGCGGAAGGTGGTCTCGAAGGCTTTGGCCGGATTGTCCGCGGAGGGCGAAATGGCGCCCCGCCGCACGATCAGCGGCAGGGCGTTGTTGGGGATGATGCCGTCATCCGCGAAGACGAAGGTCTCCGTCCCAAGCGGCGCGTTGTAGGCGTGAGGGGCGCCGTATCCTTTCGCTTCGGTCATCGCGGCAATCTCCGTGTCCGTCTGTCTCGTTCAGTCGGAAGGCAGAACGCCGGATGTGCCGAAAGGTTTGATGCCCCTTATCGCCAGGGGACTCAGCCCTTCAGCGGCAGGGAGACCTCGGTGAGGAGCTCGGAGGCCGGAACGTCGCGGGGATTGTTGAGATAGGTCTCGAAGACCGGCTGATCGCCGACCTCCTCGCAGCTCTGCGGAAGCCACTCGCGGTAGAGCTGGCGATAGACCTCATCCAGCCCCGTATAGGGCCCCTTGTAGAGAATGGTCGCGATCCGCCCGGCCGGGATATGGCGCAGGGTCATGCCGTCGGAGAGCGGCATGTCCGGCTCGA contains:
- the carB gene encoding carbamoyl-phosphate synthase large subunit, with protein sequence MPKRTDISSILIIGAGPIIIGQACEFDYSGTQACKALKEEGYRIVLVNSNPATIMTDPDLADATYVEPITPEIVAKIIEKERPDALLPTMGGQTALNCALSLKKMGVLDKFGVEMIGATAEAIDKAEDRQLFREAMTKIGLDTPKSRLANASALKKADRDAYLAELARLEALDIHPGDKKRMVAAYELKWNAAENDRRKRYQEHAMGEALLALAEVGLPAIIRPSFTMGGTGGGIAYNRDEFLDIVERGLDASPTNEVLIEESVLGWKEYEMEVVRDKADNCIIVCSIENIDPMGVHTGDSITVAPALTLTDKEYQIMRDASLAVLREIGVETGGSNVQFAVNPQNGRMIVIEMNPRVSRSSALASKATGFPIAKVAAKLAVGYTMDEIANDITGGVTPASFEPTIDYVVTKIPRFAFEKFPGAEPTLTTAMKSVGEAMAIGRTLPESLQKALRSLETGLTGLDEIEIEGLGKGDDKNAIKAALGTPTPDRLLKVAQALRLGVSHDEVYESCKIDRWFLEQLQAIVDLEAKVKAHGLPQTPGAFRHLKAMGFSDARLAVLAGKSEAEVRTLRRSLAVRPVFKRIDTCAAEFASPTAYMYSTYAAPFAGQPADEANPSDRKKVIILGGGPNRIGQGIEFDYCCCHACFALKDAGYETIMVNCNPETVSTDYDTSDRLYFEPLTQEDVLEIIETERQKGTLHGVIVQFGGQTPLKLARALEEADVPILGTSPDAIDLAEDRDRFKRLLDKLHLKQPKNGIAYSVEQSRLIAADLGLPFVVRPSYVLGGRAMAIIRDEAQFEDYLLGTLPSLIPSDIKARYPNDKTGQINTVLGKNPLLFDRYLSDAIEVDVDCLCDGRDTFIAGIMEHIEEAGIHSGDSACSLPPRSLAPEIIAELERQTKALALALDVGGLMNVQYAIKDGEIYVLEVNPRASRTVPFVAKVIGEPIAKIAARIMAGESLDTFGLTPKELPHIGVKEAVFPFARFPGVDVLLGPEMRSTGEVIGLDRGFGVAFAKSQLGAGSQVPKTGTVFVSVRDSDKSRILPTVLMLQEIGFQVVATGGTQKFLEENGVKATRINKVLEGRPHVVDAIKNGDIQLVFNTTEGAGALSDSRSLRQAALLHKVPYYTTLAGAIAAAEGIKAYLGGDLEVRALQDYFA
- a CDS encoding GtrA family protein, encoding MKTLSVHRLARQFVAFFGVGVAAAVVHYGLLIGLVEGLGSHPVPATLAGYIAGGLVSYVLNRKHTYESSRPHREATWRFALVALVGFLLTWGFMYLFTVRLGAPYLAAQLVTTGIVMLWSFLAHKAWTFA
- a CDS encoding cadherin domain-containing protein; protein product: MATKTITADQVPGNTFIGNGTETLNLLGGSGSYFDFTKATLSGYPTITAQSSANVILTSSQFDSISSFHGTWYTYLQVTGDTIDLRGKTIVETWPIKTSPGVTVYTNNPSSFAYTDAFSNKSDTLRYFGTLTQENRTKAHLSGYDKVIDDTGIETINPAPVLSNFSDEHKLVPPNQTAYLDSGNNAHVSDDQGTIRQIRVQTSSQIDKLRFLPSDRMEFIKGNSDGYQIYWDGKEIGNFSELSYDRAHSNLFFGFNNDAPPEAADYILQHVEIVRGPNSIYNDEVNVWVVDKGGQTSNVSIVIEAINGPQSGDVPPSGNHTPTSPSLSNHRINESTFPGSVIGTISAADSDSDKLSFSLTDNYGGLFRIEGDRLILNGRLDFEQQSSYMIEISARDGRGGYSKTSIILEVTDVIGEFIFGYNSSDKLMGGIGNDKLLGNSGNDLLNGGANEDQLYGGLGKDVLTGGAGKDIFVFNTKPSKANMDKITDFSVKDDTIWLDNKYMAKLGKGTETKPGKLNKGFFTLGSKAKDKNDYLIYDNKKGVLFYDSDGSGSHKAVEIATLKKGLKMTYHDFMVI
- a CDS encoding class I SAM-dependent methyltransferase, whose protein sequence is MNWRDYWNQDTPIYASERHKLLHYRLVANEIIGLITSPEARVLDHGCGEALFADRVAARCGHLFLCDGAPLVRDRLRERLGANPKVTILAPEDLPDVEDASLDLIVVNSLLQYLSLDDLRALLRLWRGKLKDTGRLVLADVIPPDVSPATDAKALLSFAWQGGFLTAALRGLARTALSDYRKIRDEIGLSHYGEAEMIEILSEAGFRTDRAERNLGHNPARMTFVARIASAAGQHSFNRE
- a CDS encoding cupin domain-containing protein, whose amino-acid sequence is MTEAKGYGAPHAYNAPLGTETFVFADDGIIPNNALPLIVRRGAISPSADNPAKAFETTFRRNGWTNSWRNGIFDYHHYHSTSHEVLGIAAGSARVRFGGESGEIVALTAGDVVVIPAGVGHALIDGGDGLLVVGAYPNGNDYDTLRGDPNAAAEARRRIAQVPLPDMDPVDGADGPLTKLWTESR